DNA from Thunnus maccoyii chromosome 5, fThuMac1.1, whole genome shotgun sequence:
ctatctatctatctatctatctatctatctacctgtctgtctgtctgtctgtctgtctatctatctattattctgtataaaaatatatctatttttctgttgtgtcaCATAATTCCTGCAGGCAGTTGTGCTCCACACCAGTAGGGGGCGACTCCGCTGGTATTTGTTCACTTCCTGTCAAATAACAGACGAAGATTagaatcagccaatcagatgaagagaagaaaatacGTGTCCGGGCAAGTCCTTAGTGTCCACGTGCTGTTTCAGTTAAGCAGGTAACGTAaaaactaatcaatattttatatgttctGTAGTTTTCTTCTGGTTTTTGTCAGTATTCATAAACAAGTTAACCTCCTAGCGTTTACCTGACGTGATATTTTATTTGAGGGATGATGTTTAGAGTCTGTAACGTGGTTTTCTTCCGTTAGCATCATTTTCTAGATCGATACAACAAAACTTCATTTAAATGTCGCGCATTTACAACTGATGGTGGTTATTGACAGAGTTAAACGCAACATACAACGTGGTCACCCGCCTTTTCTGAATCCTTATTTACTATTATTAAATACGGCATATATTTACAGCCCGTTAAACACGTGTTTTGTAATAATCTTAAGCTTTTATAACGATATCTGGTGCTGTTGCTAATGTTCATCACGGCCTTTTCAACAAAAGGCAGGTATGTAGTTTAATCAGCTGTTGACAAGCTTTTGATTTGTCGTACAGACAGTTAAATGTATGTTAGATTTACCACTAGAGTCTGTCTAGTCtaatgataaatgaaaaaaacattagcaAGGCTTTACGAGAAGTTAAACATATCTGGcgactattaaaaaaaacattaaactgacagtattttgaatggagtttggtGGCTTTTCTGTTCCTTTGTCTTAACACGAAAAAAACTCGGAATAATGCCCATTTGATGTTTCCCAGAATTTCATAATtgacttttaaatatatatatgagttGTATAAGTTGACTGTTATATTCATGAGGTCAAGAAGAGGCTGAACACAGTTACTTAAGAGTTGGTGTGTTGTAATGTGTTGCTGTCAATCATCTGATCCCCTGAAACTCAGTGGTGTTTCTGCAGGACCTCTACAGTCTAATCATATGGGCTGTTACATACAGGGAATATAATATAGTATTTCTTCTAGATattgtcttagattttggatcgTAATATCCTGATATAGcataaatgttgtcttttcctggttttaaaggctgcaatacagtaaagtgatgtaattttcttaacttaccagactgttctattAATTGTCTTTACTCGCTTAGTCCTTATATTCGTATTACTGATgatcatttatcaaaaatctcattgcgtaaatattttgtgaaagcaccgatagtcatccctacaatattgtcacaatataAATTCTTGAATTTCTACTTTTAGtgctaaaatatagttaaatgaCTTTGCACCATGATCACTTAAGATTTAATTCACAGAGCAGTTGGTCTGTATGTTGCAGATGTGTTGGACTCTGCATAAGaaataacagaacaaaacaacaaaaacagttaaaactcTGTGAACAAAAGCAGGTTGTTCAAAGTTTTTGAAATCTGTagaaatgcagctcagtgtctctTAGATTCTACGCACctattcatattttcataatatTCATGGATTTGTCTTGATGAAATAGATCGATTGATTTCTGGATTGGAATTACTTTGTAGTAAGTGTTACCTGCTGCGTCTGTTTGACCAGTAGAAAACTAATTCCTCGTGGCTAAACATAATAAAACTACTAATGAAGGCAGGTTCATGTTGTCctcttaaaacaataatcatgGTAATGGAAATTATTGGCAGGATTGAGACTGATTCACCGCTGTGTGTATATAGTAAAATGTTACACCAGCATATCTGCACACACCTACAGTGAGATAAGAACTGCAGTTATGCAACAGCCTGAGTGACTAAAGGTACAATGCTGCCTTTTTTCAGAATGAATGtataagatttttaaaaaattaaaattaaatcttgAGAAGTAGGGATCATCTACTGAATTCCTTTCCTAATATTAATCATGGAGGTGctcatgtgttgttttatttcctcagaAATGACTGCAAGGCAACTTTCATTGGTGTCTAATGGCAGAGGCGTCAAAAAGGACTAAAGCTTCTTCGTGGGGGCTTCTCAGCAACTACCGATATTTGTGCAAAAAACCCATGATGATCCGCGCCATGGAGAGTGCAAGAGCCAAGAAGAAACGCCAGCAGAAGATAATGATCGCTGACATGAAGAGGAAAAGAACTGACAGCAACAATGAACCGCTGGATACAAATAAACTgatcaaaaaaatgaaatcaagcGATACAGAGCAGGAAAGTCAAAACACTCTGAACTCTGAAAACAAGAGCACCGATGTATCTAAAGCTGGACTTTCTGTGTCTAAATCTGACCGGCAGAGCTTGGTCACAGCCCTCAGAGACAGCTGGGAGGTGGACAGCGGTTTCTGCTCCGAGGCCAGTCCTCCGGCCAGCGGGAGAAGTTCACCGTGCCTCAGCTCATGTCCGACCACAGTGGTGGCGTTGGACTGTGAGATGGTGGGGACGGGCCCCGGCGGGCGCCGCAGTGAACTGGCCCGCTGCAGCATCCTGGATTACCACGGCAACGTCCTGTATGATAAATACATTCGGCCTTGTCAGCTCGTCACTGACTTCAGGACTCGCTGGAGCGGCATCCGGAGGCATCACCTGCACAACGCCACGCCCTTCGCTCAGGCCAGAGAGGAGGTGAGGCTTCTTCACTtcacctttttaaaacattttctttgcaCCATTTACAAATAATCAAGACcaatttttattgtttgttcttATCTGCATCGCATTGTTTCTCTCATGTAGATCCTCAGCATACTTGAGGGCAAAGTGGTCGTGGGACACTCGATCTACAATGACTTTGAGGCGTTGGACATGCTCCATCCAAGTCACATGGTCAGAGACACCTGTACGACGCGTTTCCTCAGCCGGTTGGCCGGCTTTCCCCGTGAACGCTGC
Protein-coding regions in this window:
- the isg20 gene encoding apoptosis-enhancing nuclease gives rise to the protein MAEASKRTKASSWGLLSNYRYLCKKPMMIRAMESARAKKKRQQKIMIADMKRKRTDSNNEPLDTNKLIKKMKSSDTEQESQNTLNSENKSTDVSKAGLSVSKSDRQSLVTALRDSWEVDSGFCSEASPPASGRSSPCLSSCPTTVVALDCEMVGTGPGGRRSELARCSILDYHGNVLYDKYIRPCQLVTDFRTRWSGIRRHHLHNATPFAQAREEILSILEGKVVVGHSIYNDFEALDMLHPSHMVRDTCTTRFLSRLAGFPRERCPSLKILANKLLNRRIQVGRRGHCSVEDARAALDLYKLVEGEWEQELQNKLRDDDAPREPSFAASNHYMQDEYWPHDLIADGQ